A window of the Dioscorea cayenensis subsp. rotundata cultivar TDr96_F1 unplaced genomic scaffold, TDr96_F1_v2_PseudoChromosome.rev07_lg8_w22 25.fasta BLBR01000278.1, whole genome shotgun sequence genome harbors these coding sequences:
- the LOC120253999 gene encoding LOW QUALITY PROTEIN: 2-oxoglutarate-dependent dioxygenase citB-like (The sequence of the model RefSeq protein was modified relative to this genomic sequence to represent the inferred CDS: inserted 1 base in 1 codon) encodes MEAASVPSQMKSSMLSCISLSDPDVDKSIALLKQACLDSGFFYVIDHGIPQDFMDDVFSQSKNFFDLPMDEKMKLLRNEKNRGYTPILDEILDRDNQVDGDYKEGYYIGVEVPADDPQAEKPFYWTQNLWPPEGHLPGWRLTMEKYHNEALRVARAVARIIALALDLDGDFFDKPYMLGEPIATLRLLHYQGTMSNPSKGIYGAGAHSDYGLITLLATDDVVGLQICKDKDAQPQIWEYIEPVKGGFIVNLGDMLERXSNCIFRSTLHRVVTDGRERFSIAYFCGALAMTA; translated from the exons ATGGAGGCAGCCTCTGTTCCCTCCCAAATGAAGAGTTCCATGCTTAGTTGCATCAGCCTCTCCGATCCCGACGTTGATAAATCCATCGCGCTTCTCAAGCAG GCATGCTTAGACTCTGGATTCTTTTATGTTATCGATCATGGAATCCCACAAGACTTTATGGATGACGTTTTTTCCCAAAGTAAGAATTTTTTTGATCTACCTatggatgagaaaatgaagctTCTACGAAATGAAAAGAATCGAGGTTATACACCAATTCTAGATGAGATTCTGGATCGAGATAATCAAGTTGATG GTGATTACAAAGAGGGATATTACATTGGTGTTGAAGTACCTGCTGATGATCCTCAAGCAGAGAAACCCTTTTACTGGACTCAAAATTTATGGCCTCCTGAAG gTCATTTACCTGGATGGAGGTTAACAATGGAGAAGTATCACAATGAGGCCCT gAGGGTGGCAAGAGCAGTGGCTAGGATCATAGCTCTGGCACTTGACCTAGATGGTGACTTCTTTGATAAACCATACATGCTTGGGGAGCCAATTGCAACTTTGCGACTTCTACACTATCAAG GTACAATGTCTAATCCTTCAAAGGGAATATATGGTGCCGGAGCCCACTCGGATTATGGTTTGATCACTCTCTTGGCAACAGATGATGTAGTTGGCCTCCAA ATATGCAAGGATAAGGATGCACAGCCTCAAATATGGGAATACATTGAACCTGTGAAAGG AGGGTTCATTGTCAATCTTGGAGACATGCTTGAAC TGAGTAATTGCATATTCAG GTCCACATTGCATCGAGTCGTCACAGATGGACGGGAACGTTTTTCT ATTGCATATTTTTGTGGAGCTCTAGCCATGACTGCATAG
- the LOC120253996 gene encoding 40S ribosomal protein S24-1, whose product MAETKAFTIRTRKFMTNRLLSRKQFVIDVLHPGRANVSKAELKDKLAKMYEVKDENSIFVFKFRTHFGGGKSTGYGLIYDSVENAKKYEPKYRLIRNGLATKVEKSRKQMKERKNRAKKIRGVKKTKAGDAAKAGKKK is encoded by the exons ATGGCGGAGACCAAAGCCTTCACCATTCGCACCCGCAAGTTCATGACCAATCGCCTCCTCTCACGAAAGCAATTC GTCATCGATGTCTTGCATCCTGGCAGAGCCAACGTTTCCAAG GCGGAGTTGAAGGATAAATTGGCGAAGATGTACGAAGTGAAGGATGAGAACTCGATCTTTGTGTTCAAGTTCAGAACGCACTTTGGTGGTGGGAAGTCAACGGGTTATGGGTTGATCTACGACAGTGTTGAAAACGCGAAGAAATACGAGCCTAAGTATCGCCTCATCAGG AATGGACTGGCCACTAAGGTTGAGAAGTCAAGGAAGCAAATGAAGGAAAGGAAGAACAGAGCAAAGAAAATCCGAGGTGTGAAGAAG ACAAAGGCTGGAGATGCTGCCAAGGCAGGGAAGAAGAAGTGA
- the LOC120253998 gene encoding LOW QUALITY PROTEIN: hexokinase-1-like (The sequence of the model RefSeq protein was modified relative to this genomic sequence to represent the inferred CDS: inserted 3 bases in 2 codons; deleted 4 bases in 4 codons): MGRVAVGVAVVCAATAVAVAAVVVRRRDXRSSGKWARAEAVVRELEEKCATPIAKLRQVADAMTVEMHAGLASEGGSKLKMLISYVDNLPTGDEHGLFYALDLGGTNFRVLRVQLGWKXKGVVKEESMEVSISPNLMVGSSDELFDFIAAELAKFVASEGEGFHLSAGRQRELGFTFSFPVRQTSIASGTLIKWTKGFSIEETVGEDVVVELTKAMERQGLDMRVAALVNDTIGTLAGGRYYDNDVVAAVILGTGTNAAYVERAHAIPKWHGLLPKSGEMVINMEWGNFRSSHLPLMEYDQALDSESLNPGEQIFEKLISGMYLGEVLRLVLLKLAEEAAFFGDTIPPKLKTPFTLRTPDMSAMHHDTSSDLRVVGNKLKENLSISGTSLKARKLIIHICDIIAMRGARLSAAGIVGILKKQGRDTVTSSGSKKQRTVIALDGGLFEHYTKFSQCMESTLKELLGDEVSESVVVKLANDGSGIGAALLAAAHSQYTELEES, from the exons atggGGAGAGTGGCAGTTGGTGTGGCGGTGGTGTGCGCGGCGACAGCAGTAGCTGTGGCGGCGGTGGTGGTGCGGAGAAGGGA GAGGAGCAGCGGTAAGTGGGCGAGGGCGGAGGCGGTTGTGAGGGAGTTGGAGGAGAAGTGCGCCACGCCGATAGCGAAGCTGAGGCAAGTGGCTGATGCGATGACGGTGGAGATGCATGCTGGGCTTGCGTCTGAGGGTGGGAGCAAGCTCAAGATGCTCATCAGCTACGTTGACAATCTTCCTACTGG gGATGAGCATGGATTGTTTTATGCATTGGACTTA GGAGGAACAAACTTCCGTGTTTTGCGTGTACAACTCGGGTGGA GGAAGGGCGTTGTTAAAGAAGAATCTATGGAAGTCTCAATTTCACCAAATTTAATGGTCGGAAGTTCTGAT GAACTGTTTGATTTCATTGCTGCTGAGTTAGCAAAATTTGTTGCTTCTGAAGGCGAAGGCTTTCACCTTTCTGCGGGCAGGCAGCGAGAACTTGGTTTTACTTTCTCTTTCCCTGTCCGGCAGACTTCGATTGCATCAGGAACTCTGATTAAGTGGACAAAGGGGTTCTCCATTGAAGAAACG GTTGGGGAAGATGTGGTGGTTGAATTGACAAAAGCCATGGAACGACAGGGTCTTGATATGAGAGTTGCAGCATTG GTCAATGATACAATTGGAACTTTGGCTGGTGGAAGATACTATGATAATGATGTTGTTGCTGCTGTAATATTGGGTACTGGAACCAATGCAGCATATGTTGAACGTGCACATGCAATTCCTAAATGGCATGGTCTTCTGCCTAAATCAGGAGAAATG GTAATTAATATGGAATGGGGGAACTTCCGGTCATCCCATCTTCCATTAATGGAATATGATCAAGCATTAGACAGTGAGAGCTTGAACCCTGGTGAACAG ATCTTTGAGAAGCTTATTTCAGGGATGTATTTGGGGGAAGTGCTACGTCTGGTCCTCTTGAAATTGGCAGAAGAAGCTGCCTTTTTTGGTGATACCATTCCCCCTAAACTCAAAACACCCTTTACCTTAAG GACCCCGGATATGTCTGCCATGCATCATGATACATCTTCTGATCTGAGAGTTGTCGGGAACAAACTGAAAGAAAACCTCAGC atcTCCGGAACTTCCCTCAAAGCAAGAAAACTAATTATCCATATCTGTGACATCATTGCCATGCGTGGGGCTCGTCTATCTGCAGCAGGAATAGTGGGCATACTGAAGAAGCAAGGAAGGGACACTGTGACAAGCTCAGGCAGT AAAAAACAGAGGACAGTGATTGCCCTGGATGGAGGGCTGTTCGAACACTACACCAAATTTAGCCAGTGCATGGAGAGCACTCTC AAAGAGCTTCTCGGTGATGAAGTCTCTGAATCAGTGGTTGTCAAACTTGCCAATGATGGCTCA GGGATCGGTGCAGCCCTTCTGGCTGCGGCGCACTCTCAATACACCGAGCTTGAGGAGTCATAA